One uncultured Draconibacterium sp. genomic window, TTCTTTTTTTACCAACATAAACTTATTGTTTTCAAGTTCGGAGTAGCCCTGGTCGTAAACAAAAAAGTATTCCCGGCCGGTTTTTGTGGTGTAAATATTTGTATAGTAATTAAAGTTAAACCCCAGTTTTTCGAGAATACTTCTAAATGTTGTCGTTTTTTCTTCAGTATTTAACTCTTCTAAAATGCTGTGATTTTTTTTTAGAACGCGGTTAATTTTTCGCATAAAATTAGTTGAACCGCTAAGCTTTTTATTGTTGTATGAATTTCGGCAAAGGTCGTTGCAAAACTTTTGATCGGCTCGTCCTTTTAAAGGTTCTCCACATTCAAGGCATGTTCTTATTTCCATATTGAATTAAATGCTTGAGTTCGTAAAATGCTAATATATAAAATTATATCCGTTTGTAAACGCTTACAAACGTTTATTGTCGATTACAAACATTTAAAAACCGAATAAAATTTGGAGCTCACTATACCTTTGAATCAACAATTTCGTTAAAGGGCTCGAAAAAAGAAACAGCCCTACATTATTAACTCAAAAACAAATATCATGAATGTTTTAAGAAACAGCGTACGATTATTGGGGAACTTAGGAGAAGATCCAAAAGTTAGAAGATTTGACGGTGGAAAAGTAGTTGCTCATTTTAATTTGGCAACCAACGAAATTTATCGGGATAGCCACGGAGAAAAACAAAGTGAAACCACCTGGCATCGTTTGGTAGCATGGGGGAAACAAGCTGAAATTGCTGAAAAACACCTGAAAAAGGGTTCTGAAATTTCGATTCTTGGAAAATTGACCAATCGGTCGTGGGAAGATAAAAATGGAGAAAAACAATACATGACCGAAGTGGTTATAAACTCGATGTTAATGTTGGATAAAAACAGTAATTAGTGAAAAGGTATGAGTTACAAGATTTAGTTTCAAGTGATATTCTGCTTGTGGCTTGAGTCTTGTAACTCGTAGCTATTTTTTTATTATTCCACCTGCAAAATCCATCACACACATGGTACGGTAAACAGGATGTTTGCCACAAGCGATGCCCACATTTTTAAAAGCCGGATGAAGTAAATTTGTGCGGTGTCCGCGATTTTTAACTCCATCGTCGATTAAAAGAAAAATCACGATCTGGCGCGCTGATGTATTCCCGTAAGCAATATTTTCGGCAATTCGATCCTGCCAGCTTCCATAACGTTCAATCCGAATTTTTAAATCAGAACGGTCGCTACCCGAGTGCCCGGTATTTCCTGTATTTTCCTGATCTTTTTGGTGGTCACCTGCCGCAAGGCTGAGTGCCTCACTTGGTTGCAATATATCCAGCGATCGTGCTTTTTTAAGTTCCCTCACACACTCGTATAGTGCTCCTACTCCTTCGTTGGTTTTTATGGCGATATCACCCGGGTAATGCAATATTCTGCCTTCGTAATATTTTGCCAGCGGAGCAATAAATTCTTCGGCATATTTGGCCGGATTGGAACGAAATAAATTGATTTCATAAACAACCTCCTTTTCGAGCGGAGTGAGGTAATTTGCGTTTTCGGCTGTATTTAACTTCTTCTCCGGTTCAGTACTACTTACCGAAATAACACTTCCAAAAACAATCAATACCGTTACAATCCAAATTTTCATACAATTGTGTTGAGTTCATTACCTTTCCAGTTCACAAACGTAAATTTCAGGAAATATGTTTTTTAAGTAAACGCATTTTGCGCCATTTTATTCGTTAAACTTTGTTTGATTGAAAATAAATTTAATGTCAAGCGTGGCAGGAAGCCGAGTAGGTATTTAAAAGTTCCACTTTAAGCGGGCATAGGCAACATTCGATCCCGACCTTTTATTGTGTAGTTCTAAATTAAAATATTGATACATCAGTGAAAAATAGAGATTAGAACTTATTGAGAAATCAATTGCAGGCATTAAAAAATAGCCTTTGTAATCGGTGTAGTAGATTCCGGCAAGGTTGGCGGTTAAAATTGGACTTATAATATATGACAGGTTTGCAAAAATATTGTATTCGCTG contains:
- the ssb gene encoding single-stranded DNA-binding protein, whose protein sequence is MNVLRNSVRLLGNLGEDPKVRRFDGGKVVAHFNLATNEIYRDSHGEKQSETTWHRLVAWGKQAEIAEKHLKKGSEISILGKLTNRSWEDKNGEKQYMTEVVINSMLMLDKNSN
- a CDS encoding CAP domain-containing protein, with protein sequence MKIWIVTVLIVFGSVISVSSTEPEKKLNTAENANYLTPLEKEVVYEINLFRSNPAKYAEEFIAPLAKYYEGRILHYPGDIAIKTNEGVGALYECVRELKKARSLDILQPSEALSLAAGDHQKDQENTGNTGHSGSDRSDLKIRIERYGSWQDRIAENIAYGNTSARQIVIFLLIDDGVKNRGHRTNLLHPAFKNVGIACGKHPVYRTMCVMDFAGGIIKK